In Leptotrichia sp. OH3620_COT-345, a single window of DNA contains:
- a CDS encoding NADPH-dependent FMN reductase, which translates to MSKKNVLFIVGSLRKESFNSTVAKYVEEVLEKDADVEYLDYSKLPYLNQDSEFPTPEEVLKVREKVSSADGIWIFSPEYNFQIPGALKNLLDWLSRPLKPFAFQDPTAISNKKITISGAAGSSKAEGVRKQLSELLKFIRAEVVYGEGTGIELSGEAFQTNKLVLSDENKSELQKQSKEFLEKLN; encoded by the coding sequence ATGAGTAAAAAAAATGTATTATTTATTGTAGGTTCACTAAGAAAAGAATCTTTTAATTCAACAGTTGCAAAATATGTGGAGGAAGTTCTTGAAAAAGATGCTGATGTTGAATATCTTGATTATTCAAAATTGCCTTATTTAAATCAGGATTCTGAATTTCCTACTCCTGAAGAAGTTTTAAAAGTACGTGAAAAAGTATCTTCCGCTGACGGTATTTGGATATTTTCTCCTGAATATAATTTTCAGATACCCGGCGCTTTAAAAAACTTACTTGATTGGCTATCTCGTCCATTGAAACCTTTTGCGTTCCAAGATCCTACAGCAATATCCAATAAAAAAATAACAATCAGCGGAGCAGCGGGAAGCTCAAAAGCCGAAGGAGTTAGAAAACAGTTGTCTGAATTATTAAAATTTATAAGAGCGGAAGTTGTATATGGAGAAGGAACAGGAATTGAATTATCAGGAGAAGCATTTCAAACAAACAAACTTGTTTTATCAGATGAAAATAAAAGTGAACTGCAAAAGCAGTCTAAAGAGTTTTTAGAAAAATTAAATTAA
- a CDS encoding MarR family winged helix-turn-helix transcriptional regulator has protein sequence MNKESKPLTKENLSLYAMIVFKRAERTISNITVRNIKKMGLTLTQFGVLEVLHSKGELKICELIEKMLSTSGNMTVVIKNMERNGWIYRNIDKKDKRSFVVGLTEQGKNILKVVFPEHVKSVETAFNVLTDEEKKTLICILKKFKKLEEKNKY, from the coding sequence ATGAATAAAGAAAGTAAACCCCTTACAAAAGAAAATTTATCATTATATGCAATGATAGTTTTTAAAAGAGCGGAAAGAACTATTTCAAACATAACGGTGAGAAACATTAAAAAAATGGGACTTACCCTCACACAGTTCGGTGTTCTTGAAGTTCTTCATTCAAAAGGAGAACTTAAAATATGTGAACTTATTGAAAAAATGTTATCCACTTCTGGAAATATGACTGTTGTTATTAAAAATATGGAAAGAAATGGATGGATTTACAGAAATATAGATAAAAAGGACAAAAGATCTTTTGTTGTGGGATTGACCGAACAGGGAAAAAACATTCTCAAAGTTGTGTTTCCTGAACATGTAAAATCTGTGGAAACAGCTTTTAATGTTCTTACTGATGAAGAAAAAAAAACTTTAATTTGTATTTTGAAAAAATTCAAAAAACTTGAAGAAAAAAACAAATATTAG